One stretch of Schistocerca piceifrons isolate TAMUIC-IGC-003096 unplaced genomic scaffold, iqSchPice1.1 HiC_scaffold_1772, whole genome shotgun sequence DNA includes these proteins:
- the LOC124739161 gene encoding probable methylmalonate-semialdehyde dehydrogenase [acylating], mitochondrial gives MATKLGRIARFQVQKLNGDPAVRYFSSPAPTTKLFIDGKFVESKTKDWIDLHNPATNEVVTRVPKSTQDEMEAAVASAKEAFKSWSNTSILTRQQIMFKYQDIIRKNMGELAKNITTEQGKTLVDAEGDVLRGLQVVEHCCSVTSLALGETLPNIAKNMDTHSYRLPLGVTAGITPFNFPAMIPLWMFPVATVLGNTSVIKPSERDPGACMMLMEMLNEAGCPPGVVNVIHGAHESVNFICDHPDIKAISFVGSDQAGKYIYERGSRNGKRVQCNMGAKNHGVIMPDADKERTLNQLVGAAFGAAGQRCMALSTAVFVGEANDWLPDLVDRAKKLKVNAGHVPGTDLGPVISPQSKKRICDLVQSGVDDGAQLLLDGRDIVVPGFEKGNFIGPTILSGVKPSMKCYKEEIFGPVLIILSVDTLDEAVQLINRNPYGNGTAIFTTNGATARKFTNEIDVGQVGVNVPIPVPLPMFSFTGTRGSFLGDAHFYGKQGVNFYTQVKTVTQMWHQSDVTHSKPSVAFPVMR, from the coding sequence ATGGCAACCAAGCTGGGGAGAATTGCTAGGTTTCAGGTTCAGAAGTTGAATGGGGATCCTGCGGTCAGATACTTTAGTTCACCTGCACcaacaacaaagttatttattGATGGAAAGTTTGTTGAGTCTAAAACAAAAGACTGGATAGACTTGCACAATCCAGCAACAAATGAGGTGGTTACTAGAGTCCCAAAGTCAACACAGGATGAAATGGAAGCAGCTGTGGCCTCAGCAAAAGAGGCTTTTAAATCTTGGTCCAATACCTCGATACTGACTCGTCAGCAAATAATGTTCAAATATCAAGACATAATTCGCAAAAATATGGGTGAGTTGGCAAAAAACATTACCACAGAGCAAGGAAAAACCCTTGTAGATGCAGAAGGTGACGTTCTACGTGGCTTGCAGGTGGTGGAACATTGCTGCAGTGTGACCTCTTTGGCACTGGGAGAAACGCTACCCAACATTGCGAAGAATATGGACACACATTCGTACCGCTTGCCACTTGGTGTAACTGCTGGAATCACACCTTTCAACTTTCCTGCTATGATCCCATTATGGATGTTCCCTGTTGCTACAGTTCTGGGAAATACATCAGTGATAAAGCCTTCAGAACGTGATCCTGGTGCTTGTATGATGTTGATGGAGATGCTAAATGAAGCTGGTTGTCCTCCAGGTGTAGTCAATGTGATACATGGTGCACATGAATCAGTTAACTTTATTTGTGACCATCCAGATATTAAAGCCATTTCCTTTGTTGGATCTGATCAAGCTGGCAAGTACATTTATGAACGAGGTTCACGAAATGGTAAACGTGTACAGTGCAACATGGGAGCAAAGAATCATGGTGTCATTATGCCGGATGCAGACAAGGAACGTACACTAAATCAGCTTGTGGGGGCAGCATTTGGTGCAGCAGGGCAGCGTTGCATGGCTCTTAGCACAGCTGTTTTCGTGGGTGAAGCAAATGACTGGCTACCTGACTTGGTGGACCGAGCAAAGAAATTAAAAGTCAATGCAGGTCATGTTCCTGGCACAGATTTAGGCCCAGTCATCTCCCCACAGTCCAAAAAAAGAATTTGTGATCTTGTTCAGTCTGGTGTTGATGATGGAGCACAGTTGCTGCTAGATGGCAGAGATATTGTGGTTCCTGGTTTTGAGAAAGGGAATTTCATTGGACCCACAATTTTAAGTGGTGTTAAGCCCAGTATGAAATGTTACAAGGAGGAAATATTTGGTCCAGTTCTTATAATTTTGTCTGTTGACACTCTGGATGAAGCAGTGCAGTTGATCAACAGAAATCCGTATGGTAATGGAACAGCAATCTTCACCACTAATGGAGCAACTGCTAGAAAATTCACCAATGAAATCGATGTTGGACAGGTTGGTGTCAATGTACCAATACCTGTCCCACTGCCAATGTTCTCCTTCACTGGTACGAGAGGATCATTTCTTGGAGATGCACACTTCTATGGTAAACAGGGTGTCAACTTCTACACACAAGTGAAGACTGTTACCCAGATGTGGCATCAGAGTGATGTCACACACAGCAAGCCTTCTGTTGCATTCCCAGTCATGCGATAG